In one window of Vibrio pelagius DNA:
- a CDS encoding NADP-dependent oxidoreductase: MTDNNRRIVLASRPVGAPTQDNFRLETATVPSIQEGEILLRSIYLSLDPYMRGRMSDAKSYAEPVAIDEVMVGATVCQVEQSQHSDYQVGEWVLAYTGWQDYGISNGEGLVKLGMEPSHPSFALGIMGMPGFTAYMGLLDIGQPKEGDTLVVAAATGPVGATVGQIGKLKGCRVIGIAGGEEKCRHAKEVLGFDECIDHKAEDFAEQLAAACDKGIDVYFENVGGKVFDAVMPLLNTGARVPVCGLISQYNATSLPDGPDRMSALMGMLLVKRIKMQGFIIFDDYAHRYNEFAIQMTEWLAQGKIQYKEQVVEGLENAPQAFMGLLKGENFGKLVIKTNQEK; this comes from the coding sequence ATGACTGATAACAACAGAAGAATCGTACTCGCCTCTCGCCCAGTTGGCGCCCCAACCCAAGATAACTTTCGACTAGAGACTGCAACGGTACCAAGTATTCAAGAAGGCGAGATTTTACTGCGCTCTATCTACCTATCACTTGATCCGTACATGCGTGGACGAATGAGTGACGCAAAATCTTACGCAGAGCCGGTAGCGATTGACGAAGTCATGGTTGGCGCGACAGTCTGCCAAGTAGAACAGTCACAGCATTCAGATTATCAAGTTGGCGAATGGGTATTGGCTTATACCGGCTGGCAAGATTACGGTATTTCAAACGGTGAAGGCCTAGTCAAATTAGGTATGGAGCCAAGCCATCCATCTTTCGCTCTAGGCATCATGGGTATGCCAGGTTTCACCGCTTACATGGGTTTGCTTGATATCGGTCAGCCAAAAGAAGGCGACACTCTTGTGGTAGCGGCGGCGACAGGGCCTGTGGGTGCGACTGTAGGCCAGATTGGTAAGCTTAAAGGCTGCCGAGTTATTGGTATTGCCGGCGGAGAAGAAAAGTGTCGCCATGCTAAAGAAGTACTGGGTTTTGATGAGTGTATCGACCACAAGGCAGAAGACTTTGCTGAACAGCTAGCCGCAGCATGCGACAAAGGTATTGATGTCTACTTCGAAAATGTGGGCGGAAAAGTCTTCGATGCGGTTATGCCATTGCTAAACACAGGTGCGCGCGTACCAGTTTGTGGCCTTATTTCTCAATACAACGCGACATCACTACCAGACGGCCCTGATCGCATGTCGGCATTGATGGGAATGCTGCTCGTGAAGCGCATTAAGATGCAAGGGTTCATTATTTTTGATGACTACGCACATCGTTACAACGAATTCGCCATTCAAATGACAGAATGGCTCGCGCAAGGCAAGATTCAGTACAAAGAACAGGTGGTCGAAGGGTTAGAGAACGCACCTCAAGCCTTTATGGGGCTTCTAAAAGGTGAGAACTTCGGCAAACTCGTCATTAAAACTAATCAAGAAAAATAG
- the hmpA gene encoding NO-inducible flavohemoprotein, giving the protein MLNNVHIDIIKSTIPLLESAGPALTTHFYQRMFSHNPELKDIFNMTHQQTGRQGVALFEAIAAYAKNIENLAALQGAVERIAQKHTSFNIQPEHYQIVGHHLIETLRELATEAFTPEVEEAWTAAYLFLAQIFIDREGELYLQRKMAVGGWEAARTFVVEQKIVESDLVKSFVFKPKDNGPVLDYVPGQYIGIEVKPEGAANNEIRQYSLSDTPNGETYRISVKREGEGGQFSGLVSNHLHNSVEVGDEVKLYAPAGDFFYQERQKPVTLISAGVGVTPMQSMLEYLSKQQKQEPVLYLHACEKVEQHSFTQRVSDIVADKGWSAKTWYMNKPSTDCDNVLEGQMDLSQVSGVPGFEDSDFYICGPVGFMKNIVEQLDALQVDRSRVHYEVFGPHSQF; this is encoded by the coding sequence ATGCTTAACAATGTACATATCGATATCATCAAGTCTACGATCCCACTACTTGAGAGTGCAGGCCCAGCGTTAACAACACACTTTTATCAACGTATGTTTTCTCACAATCCAGAGTTGAAAGACATTTTCAATATGACTCATCAACAGACTGGACGCCAAGGTGTTGCACTGTTTGAGGCCATTGCTGCTTACGCGAAGAACATTGAAAATTTAGCAGCGCTGCAAGGTGCGGTAGAGCGCATCGCTCAAAAACACACCAGCTTTAATATCCAGCCAGAACATTACCAGATTGTTGGTCACCACCTTATTGAAACATTACGTGAATTAGCCACTGAAGCGTTCACACCAGAAGTGGAGGAAGCATGGACAGCTGCATACCTTTTCCTTGCTCAAATCTTCATTGATCGTGAGGGCGAGCTTTACCTGCAAAGAAAAATGGCTGTGGGCGGTTGGGAAGCCGCAAGAACCTTCGTTGTAGAACAAAAGATTGTAGAATCTGATTTGGTTAAGAGTTTTGTATTTAAGCCTAAAGACAATGGTCCAGTATTGGATTACGTACCGGGCCAATACATCGGTATTGAAGTGAAACCTGAAGGTGCGGCGAACAACGAAATTCGCCAATACTCGCTTTCAGATACACCAAACGGTGAGACCTACCGTATCTCGGTTAAACGTGAAGGTGAGGGCGGTCAGTTCTCAGGTCTTGTTTCAAATCACCTACATAACTCTGTAGAGGTGGGCGATGAGGTGAAACTTTACGCGCCAGCAGGTGACTTCTTCTATCAAGAGCGTCAAAAGCCAGTAACCTTGATCTCTGCAGGTGTGGGTGTTACTCCAATGCAATCTATGCTGGAGTACTTGAGCAAACAGCAGAAGCAAGAGCCAGTTCTTTACCTTCATGCTTGTGAAAAAGTAGAGCAGCACTCATTTACTCAACGTGTGTCTGACATTGTTGCTGACAAAGGTTGGTCGGCAAAAACGTGGTACATGAACAAGCCTTCAACGGATTGCGACAATGTACTAGAAGGTCAGATGGATTTATCTCAAGTGAGCGGAGTGCCAGGGTTTGAAGATAGTGATTTCTACATCTGTGGTCCAGTTGGTTTTATGAAGAATATCGTTGAACAGCTGGATGCACTTCAGGTCGATCGTTCTCGTGTCCATTACGAAGTGTTTGGACCTCACTCTCAGTTCTAG
- the norR gene encoding nitric oxide reductase transcriptional regulator NorR translates to MQDISASTLMEMTIGLASGVNDQDRFNRLIDAIRKTITCDCVALLSLQGDTLVPIAMQGLSRDTFGRRFIISEHPRFEAICASKTPVRFDSDSTLPDPFDGLLIDHDGDLPMHACMGLPLLFGDKLLGVLTLDSLTPDVFANIPARSLEVLAAIAASTMQMALTFSQLESQAKQSKQLLEELNEEAWEREGGELIGKSDTMMALKNDIAVVAPSEFNILIHGETGVGKELVARTLHHQSARKRKPLVYVNCAAIPENLVESELFGHVRGAFTGADKNRSGKFALADGGTLFLDEIGELPLAAQSKLLRALQNNEIQPVGQDNIQTIDVRVLAATNRDLKQEVEDGNFRADLYHRLSVYPIAVPALRDRGDDTSLLAGFFLEQARRKLGINQIKFRSDVLAFLNRYNWPGNVRELEHVISRSALKALARSTNKRLVTITKEDCGPLDQELAVNSPASNAQGQGSMAAPEVDLSEGLRGATEDFQRTIITDVLEQANFNWAQAGRTLKTDRANLTRLAKRLGLNVAKSHSIERTK, encoded by the coding sequence ATGCAAGATATCTCCGCATCAACCCTCATGGAAATGACCATCGGCCTAGCCAGTGGCGTCAACGACCAAGACCGTTTCAATCGCCTCATTGATGCGATACGCAAGACAATTACCTGTGACTGTGTGGCGTTATTGAGTCTCCAAGGTGACACTCTAGTACCTATTGCGATGCAAGGTCTCAGTCGAGACACGTTCGGACGCCGCTTCATCATTTCAGAGCATCCACGCTTCGAGGCAATTTGTGCTTCTAAGACTCCCGTTCGATTCGACTCTGACAGTACACTACCCGACCCATTTGATGGTTTGCTGATCGATCACGATGGCGATCTTCCAATGCACGCTTGTATGGGGCTGCCACTGCTCTTTGGCGACAAGCTGCTTGGCGTACTTACCTTAGATAGCCTTACACCTGATGTTTTCGCTAACATTCCAGCACGTAGCTTAGAGGTGCTGGCCGCCATCGCTGCTTCAACCATGCAAATGGCCCTCACCTTTTCTCAACTAGAGAGCCAAGCTAAACAATCAAAGCAGCTATTAGAAGAGCTCAACGAAGAGGCATGGGAGCGCGAAGGCGGAGAGCTCATTGGTAAAAGCGATACCATGATGGCTCTGAAAAACGACATCGCTGTCGTTGCTCCTTCCGAGTTTAATATCCTCATCCATGGTGAAACCGGTGTTGGTAAAGAACTGGTTGCGCGAACTCTGCATCATCAATCTGCACGTAAACGCAAACCCTTGGTCTACGTAAACTGCGCGGCTATACCTGAAAATTTAGTTGAAAGTGAACTGTTCGGCCATGTGCGTGGCGCATTTACTGGTGCTGATAAAAACCGCTCAGGTAAGTTTGCTTTGGCCGATGGTGGCACGCTGTTCTTAGATGAGATTGGTGAGCTGCCTTTAGCTGCGCAAAGTAAACTGTTGCGTGCACTGCAAAACAATGAGATTCAACCTGTCGGCCAAGACAACATTCAAACCATTGATGTTCGAGTACTTGCTGCAACTAACCGTGATTTAAAACAAGAAGTCGAAGACGGAAACTTTAGAGCTGACTTGTACCACCGACTCAGTGTTTACCCTATCGCCGTGCCCGCGCTTCGTGACCGCGGAGATGACACTAGCTTGCTCGCGGGATTCTTTTTGGAGCAAGCTCGACGCAAGCTGGGTATTAATCAGATCAAATTCCGCTCTGATGTGTTGGCATTCCTAAATCGTTACAACTGGCCAGGTAACGTACGTGAGCTTGAACACGTAATTAGCCGCTCAGCACTCAAAGCCTTAGCAAGAAGCACCAACAAGCGTTTAGTGACCATCACTAAAGAAGATTGTGGGCCACTGGATCAAGAACTTGCTGTTAATTCACCTGCTTCCAATGCACAAGGTCAAGGTTCAATGGCTGCGCCTGAAGTTGATCTATCAGAAGGATTACGCGGTGCAACAGAAGATTTCCAAAGAACCATCATTACTGATGTTCTCGAACAAGCGAACTTTAACTGGGCTCAAGCAGGTAGGACATTAAAAACCGACAGGGCTAACCTTACTCGTCTTGCTAAGCGATTAGGTCTCAACGTCGCCAAGTCGCACAGTATTGAACGGACGAAATAG
- a CDS encoding TDT family transporter, which translates to MNWRRLTQVKNVPPSQASLALGVIGLGQAWALYIPGIGEIIRPYLASLGALLLLPVLLRYLTSFNTFINDIRHPLSGSLMAPMSMALLILCDYLAEISPVIAYPIWFCALLLHFTMMVLFFSFQIINFKMSNIVPSWFLYPVGLISSSLAGTQFGHTVFSETLAATCIGIYFFMLPVVLYRLVFEGNLPRRARPTLAIMAAPVNLSLAAYLVNFPSPDPILTGALAGIAITMTLLIYLCYIRLMRLKFQPSIAAVTFPSVISAVAMHRLTEFFGSEFPQWYWLHNFGFFELTVATILVIWVSGGYVKMYWPELFTPSQLMKKAK; encoded by the coding sequence TTGAACTGGAGAAGATTAACCCAAGTTAAAAATGTGCCGCCCTCTCAGGCGTCTTTAGCACTTGGCGTTATTGGGCTAGGACAAGCATGGGCTTTATATATTCCGGGGATTGGTGAGATCATTCGCCCTTATCTTGCGTCGCTTGGTGCACTACTCCTGCTACCTGTTTTACTCCGTTATCTCACCAGTTTTAATACCTTCATCAACGACATTCGCCACCCGTTAAGTGGGAGCTTAATGGCGCCTATGAGTATGGCACTGTTGATCCTATGTGACTATCTTGCCGAAATATCACCAGTCATCGCCTACCCTATCTGGTTCTGCGCCCTATTACTCCACTTTACGATGATGGTGCTGTTCTTTAGTTTTCAGATCATCAACTTTAAAATGTCGAACATCGTTCCTAGCTGGTTCTTGTATCCCGTTGGTCTGATCAGTAGTTCGTTGGCGGGCACACAGTTTGGACACACGGTATTTTCAGAAACACTCGCAGCCACGTGCATCGGTATCTACTTCTTTATGCTACCTGTGGTGTTATATCGCTTAGTGTTTGAAGGTAACCTTCCACGAAGAGCAAGACCGACACTTGCGATTATGGCAGCGCCTGTCAACTTGTCGCTCGCAGCCTATTTAGTTAACTTTCCATCACCCGATCCAATTTTAACCGGAGCTTTAGCAGGCATAGCCATCACGATGACGCTGCTTATCTACCTATGTTATATCCGACTGATGCGACTGAAGTTCCAACCGTCGATCGCCGCCGTAACATTCCCATCGGTGATCAGTGCTGTCGCAATGCATAGACTTACGGAGTTTTTTGGCTCCGAGTTTCCGCAATGGTATTGGCTACATAACTTTGGCTTTTTCGAACTTACTGTTGCGACCATTCTGGTGATCTGGGTATCGGGCGGATATGTGAAAATGTACTGGCCAGAATTATTTACTCCCAGTCAGCTCATGAAAAAAGCGAAATAA
- a CDS encoding glutaredoxin family protein, producing MKFIRWFLGRIILLLNFVFTPRGVKRSAEDQSKVDEQAKSYALYQFEACPFCVKVRRAMKRQSVKIELRDAKNNDQHRAELEAGGGRVKVPCLRIEKDGKTEWMYESSDIVAYLEKNFA from the coding sequence ATGAAGTTTATCCGTTGGTTCCTAGGCCGCATCATTCTGCTACTTAACTTTGTATTTACGCCACGCGGCGTTAAACGCTCAGCTGAAGATCAATCTAAAGTTGATGAACAGGCAAAGAGCTACGCTCTGTATCAATTCGAAGCTTGTCCGTTCTGTGTAAAAGTTCGTCGTGCAATGAAGCGCCAATCTGTAAAAATTGAACTGCGTGATGCGAAAAACAACGATCAACACCGCGCCGAACTTGAAGCTGGTGGTGGTCGCGTAAAAGTGCCATGCCTACGCATTGAAAAAGATGGTAAAACGGAATGGATGTACGAGTCTTCAGACATCGTTGCATACCTAGAGAAGAACTTCGCTTAA
- a CDS encoding thiol:disulfide interchange protein DsbA/DsbL has protein sequence MFKPFTQLFVALFALVATVALAGCSESNEPQPGVQYEALPVALTEYDLSPVTEIFSLNCGHCRTMESAIPEIESLTNQKIGKVHVTFNESAQISAMIFYTAVMQLNDTPDHAFMEDLFAAVQMGGDATPEARQQALETAFTSRGLVSPYQLEKDQQVALFEYVQKAEEISMKGQINSVPTFIVNGKYQVLTAGHQDLEGIGKTINFLLTQP, from the coding sequence ATGTTCAAGCCATTTACCCAATTATTTGTTGCTCTTTTCGCTCTTGTCGCTACGGTCGCCCTAGCAGGTTGTAGTGAAAGCAATGAGCCACAACCCGGCGTTCAGTATGAAGCGCTGCCTGTTGCGCTAACCGAGTACGACCTATCCCCTGTGACAGAAATCTTCTCTCTTAACTGTGGCCACTGCCGTACTATGGAGAGCGCAATTCCTGAGATCGAATCTCTAACTAATCAGAAGATTGGTAAGGTACACGTTACCTTTAATGAAAGCGCTCAAATCAGCGCAATGATCTTTTACACTGCCGTAATGCAGCTAAACGACACGCCAGACCATGCCTTCATGGAAGACCTATTTGCCGCTGTACAGATGGGTGGCGACGCAACACCAGAGGCTCGCCAGCAAGCTCTGGAAACAGCGTTTACCTCTCGCGGTTTGGTAAGCCCATACCAGCTAGAAAAAGATCAACAAGTTGCACTGTTTGAGTACGTACAAAAAGCCGAAGAGATCTCGATGAAAGGTCAGATCAACTCAGTTCCGACCTTCATCGTCAACGGTAAATACCAAGTACTGACTGCAGGTCATCAAGATTTGGAAGGTATCGGCAAAACCATCAACTTCCTTTTGACTCAGCCTTAA
- a CDS encoding FKBP-type peptidyl-prolyl cis-trans isomerase gives MSKFVIPIIVFIMAGFMIYRTWTNHKAGSENFEQGQQFLIENGKKAGVVTTESGLQYLVLEEGTGTEHPTKNSQVTVHYHGTLIDGTVFDSSVERGEPITFALKQVIKGWQEGLTYMVEGQKVRLFIPSTLGYGKGGTGPIPPSATLIFDVELLSIK, from the coding sequence ATGTCTAAATTTGTCATCCCAATTATTGTATTCATCATGGCTGGTTTCATGATTTACCGTACTTGGACCAACCACAAAGCTGGTTCTGAAAACTTCGAACAAGGTCAACAATTCCTTATCGAAAACGGCAAAAAAGCGGGCGTCGTAACGACAGAAAGCGGCCTACAGTACCTAGTACTTGAAGAAGGTACGGGTACAGAACACCCAACGAAAAACAGCCAAGTTACGGTTCATTACCACGGCACCCTGATCGACGGCACAGTTTTCGATAGCTCAGTAGAGCGAGGAGAACCAATCACATTTGCACTTAAGCAAGTAATCAAAGGCTGGCAGGAAGGTCTAACCTACATGGTTGAAGGCCAAAAGGTTCGACTGTTTATTCCTAGCACGCTCGGCTACGGAAAAGGTGGCACAGGTCCAATCCCACCTTCAGCAACGCTGATCTTCGACGTAGAGCTACTATCAATAAAGTAA
- a CDS encoding OmpA family protein has translation MKYLALICSLALVGCEATNSMAMLGGNMLETAPQTDYDVMYPEWGVVQETRVVTNYRQAQNSSRKTITTNYGVGISTDDPLEVFLRQNRIDYQVLPGNHVMVKLNHHVNFKTGSAIPAPVNDLWLDTLGSYLSQRSDIDIVIEGHTDNTGNDQINDPLSEQRAKEVKARLERNYVSSQSIYTRGFGEYVPACTNTSSQGKACNRRVELMLIVAK, from the coding sequence ATGAAGTATTTGGCACTGATTTGCAGTTTGGCATTGGTAGGGTGTGAAGCAACTAACTCAATGGCCATGTTGGGCGGCAACATGTTAGAGACCGCACCACAAACGGACTACGACGTAATGTACCCGGAGTGGGGTGTTGTTCAAGAGACACGTGTTGTGACCAATTATCGTCAAGCTCAAAACTCTTCACGCAAAACCATCACTACAAATTATGGCGTAGGAATATCTACCGATGACCCCCTAGAAGTCTTTTTAAGACAAAACCGCATTGACTATCAAGTGCTACCGGGTAATCACGTAATGGTGAAATTGAACCACCATGTGAATTTTAAAACAGGTTCGGCAATTCCAGCACCGGTGAATGATCTTTGGTTAGACACGTTAGGCAGCTATCTTTCACAGCGTTCGGATATCGACATAGTGATTGAAGGGCATACCGATAACACAGGTAACGATCAAATTAATGATCCTCTCTCAGAGCAGCGAGCGAAAGAGGTGAAAGCAAGATTGGAGCGCAATTACGTATCGAGCCAATCCATCTATACGCGTGGCTTCGGTGAATATGTCCCAGCTTGTACCAATACTTCTTCTCAGGGCAAAGCGTGTAACCGTCGAGTGGAATTGATGTTGATAGTTGCCAAGTAG
- the clcA gene encoding H(+)/Cl(-) exchange transporter ClcA → MTNREKIMQSFLAKMPRDAINQFLSRDKTPASVLILSCIVGILAGLVGTYFEVAVHFITETRTDWLKDEIGSYVPLWLAAFLISAAFAFIGYFLVHRFAPEAAGSGIPEIEGAMDGMRPVRWWRVLPVKFFGGMGALGSGMVLGREGPTVQMGGSIGRMVTDIFRVKDDDSRHSLLASGAAGGLAAAFNAPLAGIMFVVEEMRPQFRYSLISIKAVIISAVAANIVFRSINGQSAVITMPQYHQPELSALWLFLLLGVLFGMFGVIFNKLITLSQDMFVAIHKNDRKRYLMTGTLLGGCFGLLLLYIPELTGGGIGIIPNITNGNYSTNILLLIFLGRVLTTLLCFGSGAPGGIFAPMLALGTLFGYAFGLIAAAFFPELNIEPGMFAIAGMGALFAATVRAPITGILLVIEMTNNYYLILPLIITCLGAVIIAQVLGGQPIYSQLLKRTLKNEKLRQQDLPQQEEIR, encoded by the coding sequence TCAACCAATTTCTCTCCAGAGACAAAACTCCCGCATCTGTTCTCATTCTCTCTTGTATTGTCGGTATCCTTGCAGGTTTAGTCGGTACCTATTTTGAAGTTGCGGTTCATTTCATCACAGAAACTCGTACCGATTGGCTAAAAGATGAAATTGGGAGCTATGTACCGCTTTGGCTGGCCGCGTTTCTTATTAGTGCTGCCTTTGCTTTCATCGGATATTTTCTTGTCCATCGTTTTGCACCAGAAGCCGCGGGATCCGGTATTCCTGAGATTGAAGGCGCGATGGACGGCATGCGCCCTGTTCGTTGGTGGCGAGTTCTTCCTGTAAAATTCTTTGGTGGTATGGGCGCACTCGGCTCAGGCATGGTGTTAGGTCGTGAAGGGCCAACCGTACAGATGGGTGGTAGCATCGGTCGTATGGTTACGGACATCTTTCGTGTAAAAGATGACGACAGCCGCCACTCCTTGCTTGCCTCCGGTGCCGCAGGAGGTTTGGCAGCAGCGTTCAACGCACCATTAGCCGGGATTATGTTCGTTGTTGAGGAGATGCGACCACAGTTTCGTTACTCACTCATCTCTATCAAAGCTGTGATTATTTCTGCAGTGGCTGCCAACATTGTCTTTCGCTCTATCAATGGGCAGTCGGCTGTCATTACCATGCCTCAATATCATCAACCTGAATTGAGTGCACTGTGGCTGTTTCTACTATTAGGCGTACTGTTCGGGATGTTTGGTGTGATTTTCAATAAACTGATCACCCTTTCACAAGACATGTTTGTCGCAATACACAAAAACGACCGGAAGCGTTACTTAATGACGGGGACTCTGCTTGGTGGTTGCTTTGGCCTATTGCTTCTCTATATTCCAGAACTGACGGGTGGTGGTATTGGTATCATCCCAAATATCACCAATGGAAATTACAGTACCAACATCTTATTGCTTATCTTCTTGGGACGAGTACTTACCACACTACTCTGTTTCGGTTCTGGCGCGCCGGGGGGTATCTTTGCTCCTATGCTAGCACTGGGCACACTCTTCGGTTATGCATTTGGACTCATCGCAGCTGCTTTCTTTCCTGAACTGAATATCGAGCCGGGCATGTTTGCGATTGCAGGAATGGGAGCTCTATTTGCAGCGACCGTACGAGCCCCTATCACAGGAATTTTGCTCGTTATAGAAATGACCAACAACTACTACCTGATATTGCCGTTGATCATCACTTGTCTTGGTGCCGTCATCATTGCTCAGGTGCTGGGTGGTCAACCGATTTACAGCCAACTATTGAAGCGCACACTAAAAAACGAGAAATTAAGACAACAAGATCTCCCTCAGCAAGAAGAAATTCGTTAA
- a CDS encoding TetR/AcrR family transcriptional regulator: MNQKTNDTRLHILDVGYELIVNQGFTAVGLSQLLKTADVPKGSFYHYFKSKEAFGEALVEHYFDTYLAKVESILVHGQGDHAERLLDYLSRWRDTQNGVCNAHKCLVVKLSAEVSDLSDSMRLALQKGADKVVQQMARCLENGVKEGSIASLDHQQAAKNLYSLWLGASLLSKLSQRTDTLDSAFDETKRIIALT; encoded by the coding sequence ATGAATCAGAAAACAAACGACACACGCCTGCATATTTTGGATGTCGGCTATGAGCTTATCGTCAATCAAGGCTTTACTGCTGTTGGGCTTTCTCAACTGCTTAAAACCGCTGATGTACCAAAAGGCTCTTTCTATCACTACTTCAAATCAAAGGAAGCTTTTGGTGAGGCTTTGGTCGAACACTACTTTGATACTTACTTGGCCAAAGTCGAGTCAATCTTAGTACACGGACAAGGTGACCATGCAGAGCGACTACTGGATTACCTTTCTCGCTGGCGGGATACACAAAACGGAGTGTGTAACGCACATAAATGTTTAGTTGTGAAACTCTCTGCAGAGGTATCTGATCTGTCTGATTCGATGCGACTCGCTCTGCAAAAAGGTGCAGACAAAGTGGTTCAACAAATGGCGAGGTGTTTAGAAAACGGCGTTAAAGAGGGTTCCATTGCTTCACTGGATCACCAGCAGGCCGCCAAAAATCTATATTCACTGTGGTTAGGCGCAAGCCTTTTGAGTAAGTTGAGCCAACGGACAGACACATTAGACAGCGCTTTTGACGAAACAAAACGCATCATCGCGCTAACATAA
- a CDS encoding glutathione S-transferase family protein translates to MITLHHLNKSRSKRIIWLLEELGVDYQIKPYLRDSVTFLAPPELKSVHPLGKSPVIEDQGMIIAESGAITDYLIETYGNGRLAPQRGTKEHLEYNQWLHFAESSGILPLLLKIFVAKDGCETNFLAQYAEDENSKIMAYLEQSLEGKSYLVGETLTGADFMMSFIVEAMDNFGASHAYPNLVAYTERLKSHPNFQKADEIEQKHS, encoded by the coding sequence ATGATTACTCTACACCACTTAAATAAGTCTCGCTCAAAGCGAATTATCTGGTTACTAGAAGAACTGGGCGTTGATTACCAGATCAAACCATACTTGCGTGACTCCGTAACGTTTCTGGCACCGCCAGAACTGAAATCTGTCCACCCACTTGGTAAATCACCAGTTATCGAAGATCAAGGCATGATCATTGCTGAGTCGGGCGCGATTACGGATTACCTAATTGAAACCTACGGTAATGGTCGTCTCGCACCACAAAGAGGTACTAAAGAGCACCTCGAATATAATCAGTGGCTTCACTTTGCAGAAAGCTCAGGCATTCTGCCTCTTCTACTTAAGATCTTTGTGGCAAAAGACGGTTGTGAAACCAACTTCTTGGCGCAATATGCTGAAGACGAAAACAGTAAGATCATGGCTTACTTAGAGCAATCGCTCGAAGGAAAGAGCTACCTTGTTGGAGAGACTCTTACCGGTGCAGACTTTATGATGTCATTTATTGTCGAGGCGATGGATAACTTTGGTGCATCACACGCCTACCCTAACCTTGTCGCTTACACTGAACGCCTTAAGTCTCATCCAAATTTCCAAAAAGCGGATGAGATCGAGCAAAAACACAGCTAG